The proteins below come from a single Malus sylvestris chromosome 3, drMalSylv7.2, whole genome shotgun sequence genomic window:
- the LOC126614685 gene encoding uncharacterized protein LOC126614685, whose amino-acid sequence MGRKVGTVYINPKKFGTFHKPCMKEMIAFLNCMAPNQLCDDKCVKQKELLGTCMEAQSNKNRKSMGSINYHLQRLSRGRK is encoded by the exons ATGGGTCGGAAAGTTGGTACGGTGTATATAAATCCAAAGAAATTTGGCACTTTTCACAAACCTTGCATGAAGGAAATGATAGCATTTCTCAACTGCATGGCTCCAAACCAGCTCTGTGATGATAAGTGTGTAAAGCAGAAGGAACTTTTGGGTACTTGTATGGAGGCTCAG AGCAACAAAAACAGAAAGTCAATGGGAAGCATCAATTATCACTTGCAGAGGCTGAGCAGGGGAAGGAAGTAG